The Fundidesulfovibrio putealis DSM 16056 genome segment ATAAGGCTGATGGTTTTTTTCATGAGCATTGTTGATCTGCTTTTCGTTGCGGTTACCGGTTGAAACTTTCCTGGAGCCGGTAACGCAGGTGCGTGTAGCGCTTTGCCGCGCCCACGGAATTAAGGCCGATGCCCAGCGCCCTCTTGCCGCCTATGATGACAGCCAGTTTTCTGGCGCGGGTCAGGGCCGTATAGATGAGATTTCGCTTAAGCATGACGAAATGCTGCGTCACCACGGGCACGATGACCGCCGGGTACTCGCTGCCCTGGGATTTGTGGACGCTCACGGCGTAGGCCAGGGTCAACTCGTCCAGATCGGCGGATTCGTAGGGCACTTCCCGACCGTCGAAATCAACTACGAGCTCGTTTTCGCGCGGATCAACCGCGACAACCCAGCCCAGGTCGCCGTTGAAGATGTCCTTTTCATAGTTGTTGCGGGTCTGCAAGACCCTGTCGCCCGCCCGAAAGCGGTTTTTTCCGCGCACAATTTCGCGTCCGCCGGGATTCAGGCGCTCCTGAAGCAGTTCGTTCAGGGCCTGGGTGCCGACTTCGCCCCGGTGCATGGGCGAGAGCACCTGGATGTCGCGCAGGGGATCGAACCCGTAGGTCTTGGGGATGCGGTTGGCCACCAGGTCGATGATCTTCTCCTGCACCTGGGCGGGATCGTCGCACTCCACCCAGAAAAAATCGGCCTCGGGCGGCTTCTTGGCGGACTGGGCCGGGAACTGCCCCTCGTTCACCCGGTGGGCGTTGACCACGATCATGGATTCCAGGGCCTGACGGTAGATGTGGGTCAGGCGGGCCTGCTCCAGCGCCCCGGAATCGAGCATGTCGCCCAGCACGTTGCCCGGCCCCACCGAGGGCAGCTGGTTCACGTCGCCCACCAATACCAGCCGACAGGTCAGCGGCAGGGCGCGCAGGAGGTGCAGCAAAAGCTGCACGTCCAGCATGGAGGCCTCGTCCACCACCACCACGTCGGCCTTGAGCTTGTGCTCCTCGTTGTGGGCGAAGCCGCCGCCGGGCTGGGTGCCCAGCAGGCGATGCAGCGTGGAGGCCGGAAACCCCGTGGCCTCGCTCATGCGCTTGGCCGCGCGGCCCGTGGGCGCGCACAGCTTCACCTTGAAGCCCAGCTTGTCCAGCACGCGCACCACGGCGCGGGTGATGGTGGTCTTGCCCGTGCCTGGGCCGCCGGTGATGATGAAGCTCTTGTTTGTGCAGGCCTGGGCCACGGCCAGATGCTGCTCGCTGGAGAGCTTGATGCCGGATTCGGCCTCCACGGCGGGCAGAAGCTTGGCGACCTTGTCCGCCGCCGACGCCGCCGGGTGCGAGGAGATGGCCCAGAGACGCTCGGCGATCTCGCGTTCCCACTTGTAGAAGTGCGTGAGGTACACGGCGTGGGAGATGTCCTGCTGCGGGAGGGCCTCGATGCGCACGCGCTTTTGCTGCTCCAGGTTCTCCAGGGCCTCGGCCAGCAGGTGCAGGCCGACTCCGCCCAGCATGGCGTCGACTTTTTCGAGCAGTTCATCGCGGGGATAGAAGAGGTGGCCCGAATCGCTCTGGGTGAACAGGCCGTAGACGATGGCCGCCTCCAGCCGCTGGGGGCAGTCCGGCGCGAAGCCCAGCTTCAAGGCCATGGCGTCGGCGGTCTTGAAGCCGATGCCCTGGATGTCGTAGGCCAGCCCGTAGGGGTTGTCCTTGAGTTTCTGGACGGCTCCGCCCCCGTAGAACTTGAAGATGCGCTGGGCGAAGGTGGTGGGGACCTCATGGGTCTGGAGGAAGAGCATCAGCCCGCGCACTTCGCGCTGCTGGTTCCAGCTTTCGCTGATTTTTTTCAGCACCTTGGGGGTGATGCCCGGCACGGCCAGCAGGCGGTCCGGGTCCTCGTCCAGGACATCCAGAACCTTGTCGCCGAACTTGGCCAGGAGCTTGCCCGCCAGCACCGGCCCCACTCCCTTGATCTGCTTGGATTCGAGATAGCGCTTGATGCCTGTCAGCGACGCGGGCATCCGCTGTTCCCAGGATTCCACGTTGAACTGGCGTCCGTACTGGGCATGAGTGGTCCAGGAGCCGCGCAGGAGCAACGTCTCGCCGGGCGTCACCTGTCCCATGCTGCCCACGATGGTCACCACGCCGGGCTCGCCTTTGGCCTGGACCTTGGCCACAAGATATCCTGTGGTCTCGGAGAAAAAGGTGACTGTATGGACTTCGCAGGTCAATTCCGTGGACATTATGGGCCTAATCTTTTGTTGTTGAAGAACATGCACATGCTCTTCAACAGCACAATGAATGGTTCTCTTCGCTTTGGTTCATGGACCAGAAAGCGAGTGTTGAAGACGAACGGCTAGAGCCGCGTCATTGGAAAACAACCACATGTGAGAAACATGTAAAAGTCGCAGCAGAGGAACGCCTCCGGCGGCCAAAGAGCTGCGTTCTTTGGAATCCGCAATCAACCCATCCCGCTACCAACTCACCCTTCTGTTCGGGCGGCGGTTGGCGATGTATTTTGCATAACACTCATGTTTCTCAACAACAAAACAAATGGTTCTCTTCACTTCGGTTCATACACCGGAAAAGCCACCGTTGAAGGCGTTCGGCTAGATATCCTGCCGGTGAACCATGGACTGCTTGAGGGTTTCCTTGTCCACGTACTTCACCTCGGCTCCCAGGGGGATGCCCTGGGCCAGACGGGTGAGACGGATGCCGGACCCCGCGCGCTCCAGGAGGTTCTTGACGTAGCTGGCCGTGGCCTCGGCCTCCAGGGTGGAGCCCAGGGCCAGGATGACCTCGCGCACGTGTCCTTCTGACAGCCGCTGCTGGAAGCGCTCGAACTCCAGGGTGGAGGCGTCCACGCCGTCCAGGGGCGAGATAAGCCCGCCCAGGATCAGGTAGCGGCCCTTGTACAGGCCGGTTTCCTCCAGCGCCAGGAGCGAGTCCCATTCGCTGACCAGGCACAGCGACTCGGCGTTGCGGGCCGGGTCCGCACAGATGGGGCACGGGTCGGACTCGGCGAGGCCGGCGCACTGCGAGCACAAAAACAAGTTCTCGCGCAGGTCATGGATGGCCCGGCCCAGGCCCTGGGTGCGGCCCTTGGGCCACTTGAGCAGCGTCAAGGCGGCGCGAAGGGCCGATTTCGGCCCCAGCCCCGGCAAGGAAGACAACTCGCCGACCAGATCGGCCAGCGGCTTGGGGAGCGCCTTCATGCTCTAGAACAGCCCCGGAATCTTCAGCCCGCCGGTCAGTGCGCCCATCTCGGCCTGCTGCATGTCGCGGGACTTCTTCAGGGCGTCGTTCACGGCGGCCAGCACCAGATCCTGCAACATGTCCACGTCGGCGGGGTCCACCACGGCCTTGTCGATGGTAATGGAGGCGATCTCCTGGGAGCCGGTGGCAACCACGGTGACCATGCCGCCCCCGGCGGTGGCTTCAACAGTGCGCGTCTTGAGGTCTTCCTGGATCTGCTGCATCTTCTTCTGCATCATCTGAGCCTGACGCATCATGTCGCCCATGCCTTTCATATACCCTCCGAATATTTGATGACTTAGTGTTTTGCGCGAACATCGATGATGTACGCGCCCATGCTTTCCCTGGCTTCCTGGAACAGGGGGGCCTGCTCGGCCTTGGCCCGCAGCTCCTGCTGGCTGAGCTGCTTCCTGGCTGCGGCAGCGGAAATCTGGATGCGGACCTGACGCCCGAAGTACTCGTTGGCCAGAGTCTGCAAGGCGTTCAGGTTGCCGCTCTTGTCGCGGATCTGGCTGGCCTGGAAATTCGGGCAGCTCAG includes the following:
- the recD2 gene encoding SF1B family DNA helicase RecD2 — its product is MSTELTCEVHTVTFFSETTGYLVAKVQAKGEPGVVTIVGSMGQVTPGETLLLRGSWTTHAQYGRQFNVESWEQRMPASLTGIKRYLESKQIKGVGPVLAGKLLAKFGDKVLDVLDEDPDRLLAVPGITPKVLKKISESWNQQREVRGLMLFLQTHEVPTTFAQRIFKFYGGGAVQKLKDNPYGLAYDIQGIGFKTADAMALKLGFAPDCPQRLEAAIVYGLFTQSDSGHLFYPRDELLEKVDAMLGGVGLHLLAEALENLEQQKRVRIEALPQQDISHAVYLTHFYKWEREIAERLWAISSHPAASAADKVAKLLPAVEAESGIKLSSEQHLAVAQACTNKSFIITGGPGTGKTTITRAVVRVLDKLGFKVKLCAPTGRAAKRMSEATGFPASTLHRLLGTQPGGGFAHNEEHKLKADVVVVDEASMLDVQLLLHLLRALPLTCRLVLVGDVNQLPSVGPGNVLGDMLDSGALEQARLTHIYRQALESMIVVNAHRVNEGQFPAQSAKKPPEADFFWVECDDPAQVQEKIIDLVANRIPKTYGFDPLRDIQVLSPMHRGEVGTQALNELLQERLNPGGREIVRGKNRFRAGDRVLQTRNNYEKDIFNGDLGWVVAVDPRENELVVDFDGREVPYESADLDELTLAYAVSVHKSQGSEYPAVIVPVVTQHFVMLKRNLIYTALTRARKLAVIIGGKRALGIGLNSVGAAKRYTHLRYRLQESFNR
- the recR gene encoding recombination mediator RecR; this translates as MKALPKPLADLVGELSSLPGLGPKSALRAALTLLKWPKGRTQGLGRAIHDLRENLFLCSQCAGLAESDPCPICADPARNAESLCLVSEWDSLLALEETGLYKGRYLILGGLISPLDGVDASTLEFERFQQRLSEGHVREVILALGSTLEAEATASYVKNLLERAGSGIRLTRLAQGIPLGAEVKYVDKETLKQSMVHRQDI
- a CDS encoding YbaB/EbfC family nucleoid-associated protein, which gives rise to MKGMGDMMRQAQMMQKKMQQIQEDLKTRTVEATAGGGMVTVVATGSQEIASITIDKAVVDPADVDMLQDLVLAAVNDALKKSRDMQQAEMGALTGGLKIPGLF